A DNA window from Flavisolibacter ginsenosidimutans contains the following coding sequences:
- a CDS encoding DeoR/GlpR family DNA-binding transcription regulator: MLKKERQSYILHQVNLHNRVLLADLSQQMKVSDDTVRRDLYELSKAGKIIKVHGGALSLSFHNGLAFSNDVYSRTQKKSIAQKAASLIQNGMYVMTSGGTTILEMARSLPPELEATFISGSIPAIYEYMNHPSIQVIIIGDKLSKQAKVTTGFEAISRIREFQADICFLGINAIDIANGISDNDWDVVQVKKAMIESSKKLVCLTISEKINTRQPIQVCNIGKIDTLITELPNDDPLLEPYRAAGIRIL; this comes from the coding sequence ATGTTGAAAAAAGAGCGACAAAGCTATATTTTACACCAGGTTAACCTGCATAACCGTGTGCTTTTGGCCGATCTAAGTCAGCAAATGAAAGTTTCAGATGACACGGTGAGACGTGACTTGTATGAACTTTCAAAAGCCGGTAAAATTATTAAAGTACACGGTGGAGCTCTTTCTCTCTCGTTTCACAACGGCCTTGCTTTCTCCAACGACGTTTACTCGCGTACACAGAAAAAAAGCATCGCACAAAAAGCCGCTTCATTAATTCAAAACGGAATGTACGTTATGACCAGCGGTGGAACGACCATTTTAGAAATGGCTCGCTCCCTCCCGCCCGAATTGGAAGCAACGTTTATATCCGGCAGCATTCCGGCAATTTATGAATACATGAATCATCCCAGCATTCAGGTAATTATCATTGGCGACAAACTCTCCAAACAGGCAAAGGTGACTACGGGTTTTGAAGCCATTTCGCGAATACGGGAATTTCAGGCCGACATCTGTTTTCTTGGCATTAATGCGATTGATATTGCAAACGGCATATCGGATAATGACTGGGATGTGGTACAGGTAAAGAAAGCAATGATTGAGTCCTCAAAAAAACTCGTGTGCCTGACCATTTCCGAAAAAATCAACACCCGGCAACCCATACAAGTTTGCAACATTGGAAAAATTGATACGCTGATTACCGAACTACCAAACGATGATCCTTTATTAGAACCCTACCGAGCGGCGGGGATTCGAATATTATAA